AGTGTTCGctatctatttttatttatgtttatgtcgGGTTCTATGACTGTTGGCAGTTTTCATGAGTCATCTCGATGGTTAACAAGATGACTTCTAAAAAAGATATGACAACCAACGCCCCTTTTAAGTTAGGACATGTAGCTGTTGTTATAAAGTTGTCGGTACGGTTTCTGCAAGTTTTTGTAGGTAATTCGATTACCTATAGCATGTCATGATAGTTGCTTCTGCTTTGTTATTTTGTCTCTAGTCGATGGTTGCCCCATTTCCAATCAATTGCCATACCACAATCGtctggtcttcaacaatgaacaaacgATACCATATTATGAGCTATATAAAAAGCATgccaaaatgtgaaataattttaaCGAGCAATCAAAGGCCTGCATCATACTAATTTTACAACAAATGGACGAAATTTTTCATCAGCACTTTTAAATATTCTCTCTAAATATGCATACCGGTTCTAAAACCCTTCCCATTAGTTCTATTGTTTGCGTCAAAGTGATCGAATCAtgatgcaaaaaataaaaaatctaaattcgGTCCCAAGTACTACAATGTACCAGCGTAAATTTAATTGAAGTGTTCAAAGCAAACTAGACACGTATGACagttattgaacatttttaaatatacaattccttttCTACAACTAACTCAAAAGAATATGCCTCTTTTAAATTGCCATTTTGAAATAGCATGTTTGTAAAGGTCCAGTAGGGAAATATTTGTTAAACTTTATGATAAGTTCTAGCTTGAACATAATATGTTACGGACTGTGAGTATAATAGTGAGTGCCAGGTTCTAGACCGAAATGATTGCcgagtttttaaaatttgccgCTGAAAACTGTCATTGCGCAATACAGGAAGACCAAAAGCGCGGGTTTTCTAAACAGCCGAATATGGTAAACAAACTAATAAGTGTACTCGATTATACAACGatgaacagtaaaaaaaatcacctaCTCGTCAGAAGATATACGatactaaatatttaatattgaacTATTATGGGCAAAAGTAGATATAATTGGAGTTAAATATATCTACATGTaggcagagacatatatatgtctctgattgtGGATAATTATAATTGCAAACAGGGACAGCCTAAATATACAATAGGGggtcggaggggtcctgataCGAAAATTGTTTACAGGCTGGGGCGTAATTAGAGGCAGGGGTAGGTGGCTGCCCCCTCTATATAGGAAATCAGGGAAGCATGGATGGAGGGAGCCCTGCTCcctccccctaaatccgcctctgaatCTTTGGAAATAACTAATTTTTAACAAAGTTTCAggaatttaagaaaaaaacagcaTTTGTTTTGcgatatgtttttaatattgacTTTTCAGTCATTAAAATTGGTGCAAATTATCTGCATATGCAATCAAACCTAATGCCACTTTAAAAAGGAGGGATCCATTTTCTCCTTTTCTAGTTAATTCagttttaatcataaaaaaaattgttaaaagacgCATCTTTTACCAATACGTCACATtttgacgtcatgaaaaaaagaaaataactcagAAAGAAATCGTACTTTACCCTACCcatcttttaaaagatttttttaacatctCAGAACATGACATCttatttacaatttgaaataatttcaatacATGTGGATTTCATTAACCACCTAATGTGTCATAATTTTGTGATATTAAGTGAGTGATATTAATTAAATTGACACTATGCATAGCTTCTCATTACCTTAGACAGCATTTATGATTACTccaattagaaaaacaatatatatataattaagcttcacatttaagtttaaatggttatggttttattttgaaacaggaaataaaatagtttttcatttttatattggaTTTATTCATCAAAGGTATGTTGTAGAATCATCTCTCATAGACGGGCATATTCATtctcaattcattttttttttaaattattaaatttaccaaatatagtttaaaaggtttgaaaaacatatctaatgaaataaacattttatgagCAATAAAAGTCTCTAATTGAGAGTTAAAACTttgaaaagggaaaaaaaagtagtaaatcaatttgtttttttaattttagatgtcAGGTCGACCAGATGATATAGACTTTGAGGAGGAGATTGACAGGAAGTATATCTGTCCTATCTGTCTGGCCGTCCTGTGGGATCCTGTCCAGACATCATGTGGTCATCGCTTCTGTAAACTATGTCTTGGAGGCTTAGTCAGGTAATAATTCTTGTCTTGGAGGGTTGGTCAGGTAATAATTTGGTATACTGAAACTatattgacatgttttttttctccagcTAAATGCTTCatatattcaattcaattcaattcaatattttattggaaagagcACAATAGAGGCATGATCAAAATACagacaattataatattaaaacaacatataaatgaaataaagatgcATGTAACAACAAGTCATAAGCCAATTCTATGTATACCATTACATTATAAACTGATATTGATATATACAACATTTTTATGATAGATTATGAGTAAAAAGTAAAGATCTTTCAGCTAAAATTAAGCTCATGACTTTAATAAATTAATGGCACATCATTGTATGTCAAAAGAAACTATTTACTCATTTATGTTTTCTGGGTGTTTATAGCTGTTCATAGCTagatcattattttatttattgtaaatctTTGATCACTATTTTATGACTGTGTGAACCAAATCTTTAGTTCAATTAAAGTGATTTATAAGGTTTCTTATCTGTGTTGACGTAACAGCTGTTTAAACCAGAATAGTGTTCATTGAcagatttcaacaaaaaatttacttttttcacaAATATCGGAAAGATTTGGATGCAGATTAAGATAAGCTGATAATAGCTTATATTGACCTATCCCATTCAGCTTTGACCTATTGGCAGAAATTACAAGCTTATGGTCATATTACTCAAGTTGTTAGTAATTTCATGGCTGAATATCCTTTCTTTTATAGATAGATGTTCCCAatccacgaaaaattggtaccttaaaaaataaattaatacacaGAAGTTTAATCCTCTAACAATTTTTTTACTGAGCTTTGACcgtcaacatatattttatctaaAGATAATTTTTCTCTTCAAGATGATTCTTTGAACTTATCACtgcattttgtcaattttaaaagtgttgaCCTTGGTTAATTTCacagtatataaaaatattaagagatttttaaatattttatggaCAACTgattaaagatattttattttcagaggATCTTGGAGATTTGGGATGTCAAGGTGTCCAGTTGACAAAAAGTTTTTCAGTGTTACTGCAGATGTAAGTATTACAATGTATAGTATTGTCACTAAGTTTAGTATAGGTTAGAAGGTTTTGGCTTCAAGTCATAAAAAAGTGAAGTGAAATATAAAGCATTGTGGATTTGTATATAGGGTATAGAAATTTTGGGCTTTAAGtcttaaaataagcaaaaacagCCAAAGTTTTCAGAGTCATTTTAAAAGAGTAAACTTGTATCTACAGGATCATGATGTAAAATTATGAGAAATTCTAAAaaagatttcttttttcttgGATAGCATCAAGTGTGTTTATTTCATTGTGCTTCGGACTGGCGATTAAAATATTTCCGAGTGTTAAGATGTGTGATTACCAAaagatgctttattttttatatggatAGATTTATTAGAAAGATATATAGATCCCTAATGTTTCTTATATTAATTTTTCAGCTGTTTGAAGACCATGCTTTCAAAAGAGAAGTGTTATCACTAAGAGTAAAATGTAATAATCATAACATTGGATGTCATTGGAAGGGTGAACTTCGTGATTATCAGGTAATTATGTATACTTTTTGTTTAACTATCATTCTGATTATATGTACTAGATGTTTATGGAAATCttctaaaattaaagaaaaacaaatagcTAAAATAACCTGTCTTACAATCATTATGCATATGACATAAGTGTATTTAAACAGATGtctcctttatatatatttttcaacaaagcTGATAACAGTTTTAATTCTTAGGAATTCCAATAAAGGAATAAACAATTGGTTCCAACTTTGAGTAAAGTTACTATTTTGTTTATTCTGGGGTACTTACATATAGCTTATACTGGACCAATTCGTTTTTGTTCAATCTAACTCCtgtacaaagggagataataaatgtTTGCAAGATATgtcaaatttcatagattttatttcatcaggaaaataattatacactgtagcaaggatttgtatagttagacctaactatacaaatccttgactGTAGTAAAGGAATATTTCCTTGATTATTTTAGAGATTTTAAACACAAACTGTATCTTTTTATAGTAAAAGAGttctaaataatttttaagCAATTTTCCTGTGGTATTGACAAGGAATTGTTTGGTAATTAAATGCATATATGCCAACCATTATGATTTTTCAGTAGTTTTTCCGATTTTGCGATAAAAACTACGCTATTACGGTCAAAGTCAAATAGTTACGGATTCCCAATCATCGCCGttcaatttattaaaacacGGATTACTTTTCCGTCCTGGTCCTGTATTTAGAAAACGCCAATGTAATGCTTCCGTTTCTCGGGAGTTATCAACCTATTGTTGGGAACTAAATGACTTCCGAAGAGgcaaacttgcattttatgTAGCTTTCCCACTTTCTCTAAAAAACGAAAATGTCCGAGTCGAGAACATCGATCTGAACAATTAATGAATGGTATACATACTACAGAAAACATGTTGAACGACAAATTTTTGTGCACATCATTTTGCAACCACTCgtcagtaatttttattggtaaatgcaagtttatgaatgattactgaaaactttttaaaaatacggaaaatttgatagtttgttaCTGATAATGTCAAAAGGGGGTTGGCATCTATGTAAATGGCTCTAAATTCATTAGATTTTGTTTCTTCATAAGAACAATATGTAATGGCTTATCAAACTAATAATTTAACCCTATTCAAATATGAGCTAGTTGAATTGATAAAATGTCAATAGATCTTTCAACAATCATACTCTTCTGTAAGTTTATTTGTGTGTCTTGTTGCTGGAAATAAACCAGTATTATTCCTTTCAAATGAGACAGCCATTCTTGAATGTCCAATAAATCaagttataaaaatgaaaataatctttGTTGATGAAAAACGTGTAATTTTTTTATAGGCTCATACAGGTTCCTGTTCATATAGCCAAGAGAACTGTGTTTATGGTTGTGGAACAAGAGTGAAACGTCTGGAACATGACGATCACAAACAAGTTTGTCACCAAAGACCTGTGAACTGTGAACATTGTgatgaacaaatattctatgcAGATTTAACAGTAAGTATTAGCTAAATACAGTCATGGTTATGGCTAAAAAAAATTCTCACTAGACAAATCTTTTCCCAAACTTACAGTGTTTTTATAGGTACTGTGACTGTGATATTCTGACTAGATATTGAATTGAAAAGGGCCTTCTTCCTAAGGGGCATTCTCCAGCTTGGTTAAGTAAAGGTtgtaaaaaaatggttaaaaaaaatgtggaaaccaAAATTTCAGTCTATGAATAATTgtattgaccttgacctttagCCTATTGACAAAAAATTCTATAGGTTTTCTGTTCCAATGGTGGCGTGCACTATTGAAACCAAGTAGGTATTATGCGGTATGATTCAAAAGATTATACCAAGATAGAAAAAAACTAATAATAtcacttttatatttgtttatttgtagaAACATCAGGTATTAATGTGTGAACACTTCCCTGTCCAGTGTACATTGTGTGGTCAGACAGGTATTAAACGTAAAGATATTTCCTCACATATAGATGTTAACACAGGAGACTGTCCTCAAACTATCATCCCCTGTAAATATGCTTCTTATGGATGTCAATTTCAggtatttataattatataatttaattttgaatgtaacacgtcttctgattggctgacattattttgttatgaacccatagacataatttagtcatgtgaccttGACGTCATAAACGTTTTTTCTTGGTTGTCAATTTCaggtatttatataacattttttgtattttattttttttcatttgtaaatacatgtacctaCATTTACAAATATCTGGCACCAATAGCTAATTTTAACAGTGTTGTGTTTAACCAGTTTGCTTAATAtgaagaaataatttatatcgGTAGACAAATTTTGCATGCACTTTTGCTAAACATGGATCCACTCTATTGTTGAAATGTGTAATCATGCAGATGCCATAGGAattattgtcgagccttcgactttagtcgaaaaagcgagactaagtgATCCTACATTCCATCTTTGTTGTCGGcagcgtccacaaatattcactgtgtggttaaagtttttgaaattttaataactttcttaaactatactggatttctaccaaacttggacagaagcttgtttatgatcataagatagtatccagaagtaaattttttaaataaaattccattttttccatattttacttataaatggacttagttttttctgtgaacaaacattacattcactctgtggttaaagtttttagaattttaataactttctttaactatccttggtttttaccaaacttggacagaagcttgtttgtgatcataagatagtatccagaggtaaattttgtaaaaagataactccatttttttctgctttttacttttaaatggacttagattttcttcaagttaacattacatacagtctgcagttaaagttttcaaaacatttattagattcattaactatcctagatttttaccaaacttggacagaagcttcttacaatcataagatagtatcaagaggaatatttttattgatctttttcctcatttttgttgagcctgcgatttacagtaaaagtaggcgagacactgggttccgcggaacccttacaaattttattgataCTGGAACACTAAGTAGACATCAATTAGACAGAAATAATAACTAGAAAAACATCCTCACCAATAAAATTCTGTCAGTTTCTCTTTAGGACTTGTATGGTAGTACATGTAACATAACACTTCTGATTAATACAAGAAATTAAAAGCCTTTTACAACTAATTTATTAGAAAAAGAAACCAAATCGGACAAACAAAATGGCAAATGATTATTGTAAATTAAGAAAGTTTTGCACTTGAAGGTTGaacaaaattatgaataattattGGGATTTTTATATTGAGACGACCATGAGATCGTTCCAATGTATTGCTATTGCCTAAATTTCaattatgcaaattagttttcaACCAATCTATAAAAATTGAAGATCCACAGACATTATCTAGTGCAAAATAACATTCCTTATTGCttgtttcaaattcattttttcaatGGATACtactataaataattttttttaaacacaaattaaTGATATGAAAACGTTTTGTTgttagatatataaataaaataagaattgaTAATATCTATGCATAATTACcaaaaaattgtgttaaagcTTGCAGAAGAATATCGCAAAAACATTTTGTGACACACCCAGCAAGAACGGGTAACTCTGGAATTGTTTTTGCTGGAAAATATGAATGGCTTCTCATATccaatcttttagaaaaatcatttttttttacagaagagtgtccaccatgcacttgcaTTGCATTATTTTTAGAATAGTAGAATGGAATGACatacaaatagacaaaaaatataaatacatgtaacgaaaatatcatataatatataacaacaaaccagtGTATACTCTGGGACTATTATTatattagtataatagtcccaggtATAGAGATGTTATCTTTTTCTGCGACATAAGCTTTTGACCATCCACAAGAACTTGCGGTAATCCGATggtcagtacttcagtactttgattggAAAAGCTGCATAAATGTATAAGATATCAGAATGAGTGTTCTGTTTATTAGAATACTCAGTTACATTATGGACATAAATAAAATCCTGACATATATTTCTGCATTTACAGTAGTTTTTTGCCAGGTTAATCATTTCACCTCTAAACTTTTCATGAAGTTACGATAAATAACTTCAACAGAGAATTATAAGTCCTCACTTAAGTTAGGAAGCCTGTTCAAAATCTGTTTATTTAACCTGATATGCTGGTTGTATTGATCAGAGCTGTTGGTTGGTAGACCACCAATTGTTATTGAATACTACTCCTTTGAAAAAAGAAAGGTTCAAGACAACTGGTAACATTTATAGAAATTTCATAATTGAAATCGGAAGAGTATATGTTAGAGGAAAAGTCGACTTTAAAAGTTGTGAAACCGTCAGAAAAAAGCTGTTCAATGTATGACATAATTAGTTGATAAATGATATAAAGTAGTTCCTATGATTGTCTAGCtaatgctttagtttttttttgtaggatAAAAGACGTTGTATGTCTGATCACTATGCAGCTGATCCAGACCACCACATACTGCTTCTAGTCCAGCACAATGCCAGTCAAGACAGGAAAATAGCTGAGCTCACCAGTCAAATGGAAAAACTTATGTCAGTTGCAAAGAATGTAGTAAATCATTAATAATAGCTCAAACTTTAGTTGATGTAAATGTAATGGTCAAATGTCAggttttgtaattgttttgcCAAAGTTTATATACCCCCAgtatgttgaaaaaataatatgaaaaatgtaacTCTTGTTTCAAAGTTTCAACATACATTtagattaaaattgataatactTTAATCGAAGTTACCAATCaagtaattttctttttcacatTCTGAAACTAATTGATACAAGTAGATatgtgaatttattttttaaattcactaGAGTGGGGTGCCCATATTCGCCGtggacacaatttcgccgttttatgattttgaggtgtaaaaacttcaaaggatggctTAAATGGAAGAATAATGCtggtaaattatattttgataacaaatatgattaatttttaaactaagACCAAATTTCGGCACTAACCgcaattgacaaaaaaatggaCAACGATTTTCGGCCAATTTCCTGAATGAAAAACACGATTTCAAAGAAGTGTTTCTTAGTAATTCTTTGACCGATTGCCCTAAATTTCACttgttctttaaaatttcacagttctttaaaattttaaaatgtctgcttttcatctataatgaaattgatttgataaaCATTGTTTAAAGCTGCAGTTATTTGGTTATAAATAGATATGTAAAAATGGCAAATATGTGTCCACCTTTGACAAAAAAGcaaatttcaaacaccctttaatcaaacttttcagatgatttttttcaaacaaacacgttttcaagGTAAGAAatgttttgcatttgaagttatattcatatagaaatatcagtatacttcaaaaacataatgACTTAAACATAAACTgcagaaaacatgaaaagatgtggcgaaaatgagcaccccactctacaagggaaataactctacacaaaaaaagtttaaatgtcaaaataatgtCTACTTATTAAAAACGTTATTTAAAACAGGGATTCTGTGTCTGTAAATTGTTAGTTGACCTTGTCATATTGAACTATTTCCACGATAAGTATTCAAATCTTTTGAAGAAGGAATGGCAACCAGACTTTAATGGAAATAGACACTTGTGATTCTCATAAAGCATTTGTGTTGTTCAACCTCTACTAAAACTGCGaactgaaaattttaaaaattggttTAGAAAAATCTTGTAAATGATTACCTTTTGAGAATGTCAACTCTGTAATTTATTTGacctattttattttagatcttCCAAACAACCAACAATTACAAAAGGTGGAAGattgaatgaaaacaaataattgtaaattaactAAATGCTTAGTTTTAACCAAATTTTTGAGAAATCATCTAATCCTGATTTTCATTTCAAAGTTATGGTTAACCCTAATCACCATTATCATGACCTCAGCTATTGATAAAAGATCAAACAATGGTCGATGACCTATgaagttttttcacaaatttttttgttaaaatggatCACTTTGACTAGAATTACATCAAAAAATTGTTCCTATTGAGTCATTATTGTGGATAAAAGCCAGACACTTGTGATTCTCATAAAGCATTTGGGTGTTGTTCAACCTCTACTTAGTCatcaataatgttataatgAATGGTGCTTTTGATATTATGTATGAACCCAAAGTCTTTaagttgtaaaatatttttttttattgtatatttttgtgcTGTCATGATTGTGTATAATAAATATGTGCTTTTCATGTTCAAGAAGTTTTTACATGGTgctaataatattttttggtcTCATGGAAAGGgtaattttgtttgtatatatgtagCATATcaatctattgcaataaaattcataatttcaaatagAATTTGGAGATTTAGCTTAttaagtccttatatttgtataacataAAATTTGTTCATAGTCGAAAATAGTTTTAACAATGAATTAGCTGCAATCAAAATTTGCTTGCTAGTCCCTCTCTGTGATCACAAATAGATAACTCTGGCTCATTTcccaatcaatttttttttttctttattctcaTTTCCCaatcaatttatcaattaaaagggaagtaatttcatacaaatttattcatagtctatttcaaaaatgataaaaagttctttatattggtatgtaaaaattttaaacgtttcaaatttatgaaattatattcgtacatcaattgttttgatacatcaataacaaaaactgaaatatattgcattgattcattttgtaattattcaaaattatatcagaaacctaaacataattataaaaaaaatgaacctgttaaggggagacaattctcgtataactttttcgaattggtaCATCATACCACGGAATGTCACTCatcatacaaatggcacatccatataattaattaactgcgcaatcgcgccaccttcaatgatgattctgaattataaatataaccaaaagttgttaatctatagatagtgaagactaatgaaagctaacccactgtaaaaatatttttttgcacttttttaaatCTTCCTCAGGAAAAATTCTGTagccacttgactttcatagctgaaaattaacgtttttacagaatatttgaataaagtagttacagattattcgcttctcaaagagtaagacgcaataaaaatcgtatgcttgcacaATCTTACagaaatacggatttaattaagtcctaaacattttgacattcGTCGTTTATTTTTATCGAAAACCGGTTTAAACAAATCACACGtacgtgttaagatccgactaaatacctatttcccgatatggtcaggtaaaattgctaATATATGCATGTATGAAAGTTTTAGGAATTTTTTTCCGTTTATGACCTTTTAACTCTGGatgtaatattgtatttttgCAAATTTCTGGCTTTCTGGCTTTCAATTTTATGCCCCACCTTCAATAgtaaaggggcattatgttttctggtctgtgtgtctgttcgttcATATGTCCATCCATTCtccccgcttcaggttaaagtttttgtttaaggtagtttttgatgaagttggaagtccaatcaacttgaaactttagaACACatttccctatgatatgatctttctaattttaatgccaaattacagtttttaccccaatttcatggtccactgaaatagaaaatgatagtgcta
The genomic region above belongs to Mytilus trossulus isolate FHL-02 chromosome 7, PNRI_Mtr1.1.1.hap1, whole genome shotgun sequence and contains:
- the LOC134725620 gene encoding TNF receptor-associated factor 6-B-like isoform X1, translated to MMSGRPDDIDFEEEIDRKYICPICLAVLWDPVQTSCGHRFCKLCLGGLVRGSWRFGMSRCPVDKKFFSVTADLFEDHAFKREVLSLRVKCNNHNIGCHWKGELRDYQAHTGSCSYSQENCVYGCGTRVKRLEHDDHKQVCHQRPVNCEHCDEQIFYADLTKHQVLMCEHFPVQCTLCGQTGIKRKDISSHIDVNTGDCPQTIIPCKYASYGCQFQDKRRCMSDHYAADPDHHILLLVQHNASQDRKIAELTSQMEKLMSVAKNVVNH
- the LOC134725620 gene encoding TNF receptor-associated factor 6-B-like isoform X2 — protein: MSGRPDDIDFEEEIDRKYICPICLAVLWDPVQTSCGHRFCKLCLGGLVRGSWRFGMSRCPVDKKFFSVTADLFEDHAFKREVLSLRVKCNNHNIGCHWKGELRDYQAHTGSCSYSQENCVYGCGTRVKRLEHDDHKQVCHQRPVNCEHCDEQIFYADLTKHQVLMCEHFPVQCTLCGQTGIKRKDISSHIDVNTGDCPQTIIPCKYASYGCQFQDKRRCMSDHYAADPDHHILLLVQHNASQDRKIAELTSQMEKLMSVAKNVVNH